A window of the Pseudomonas fluorescens genome harbors these coding sequences:
- a CDS encoding phosphoglycolate phosphatase, producing MSGFEQLFPGQLPRLVMFDLDGTLIDSVPDLAAAVDNMLLSLGRKPAGIESVREWVGNGAPVLVRRALAGGIDHSSVDDVEAEHALEVFMEAYGASHELTVVYPGVRDTLKWLHKQGVAMALITNKPERFVAPLLDQMKIGRYFKWIIGGDTLPQKKPDPAALFFVMKMSGIPASQSLFVGDSRSDVLAAKAAGVKCVGLSYGYNHGRPIAEESPALVIDDLRKLIPGCLDTAAEITLPDASQSPSGNAIVVVTRKLWMKVIKALARWRWRA from the coding sequence ATGAGCGGTTTTGAGCAGCTGTTCCCGGGGCAACTGCCGCGGTTGGTGATGTTCGATCTGGATGGCACGCTGATCGATTCGGTACCCGACCTGGCGGCGGCGGTGGATAACATGCTGCTCTCCCTCGGGCGCAAGCCTGCCGGTATCGAGTCGGTGCGCGAGTGGGTCGGCAACGGCGCGCCAGTGCTGGTGCGCCGGGCCTTGGCCGGCGGCATCGACCATTCTTCCGTGGATGACGTCGAAGCCGAGCATGCGCTGGAGGTGTTCATGGAAGCCTACGGCGCCAGCCATGAGCTGACCGTGGTCTATCCCGGCGTGCGCGACACCCTGAAATGGCTGCACAAACAGGGCGTGGCCATGGCGCTGATCACCAATAAGCCGGAGCGCTTCGTCGCGCCGCTGCTGGATCAGATGAAGATCGGCCGCTACTTCAAGTGGATCATCGGCGGGGACACTCTGCCGCAGAAGAAGCCTGATCCTGCGGCGCTGTTCTTCGTGATGAAGATGTCCGGCATTCCGGCCTCGCAATCGCTGTTCGTCGGCGATTCGCGCAGCGACGTGCTGGCGGCGAAAGCGGCGGGGGTCAAATGTGTCGGGCTGAGTTATGGCTACAACCATGGCCGGCCGATCGCCGAGGAATCCCCGGCGCTGGTGATCGACGATCTGCGCAAGCTAATTCCCGGTTGCCTGGATACGGCCGCTGAGATAACGTTGCCCGACGCATCTCAATCCCCTTCTGGAAACGCCATCGTGGTGGTCACCCGCAAACTCTGGATGAAAGTCATCAAGGCCCTGGCCCGCTGGCGTTGGCGCGCCTGA
- a CDS encoding ABC transporter ATP-binding protein, which produces MSQVESNAGASDVLVSFRGVQKSYDGENLIVKDLNLDIRKGEFLTLLGPSGSGKTTSLMMLAGFETPTAGEILLAGRAINNVPPHKRDIGMVFQNYALFPHMTVAENLAFPLTVRGLNKSDVSDKVKKVLSMVQLDAFASRYPAQLSGGQQQRVALARALVFEPQLVLMDEPLGALDKQLREHMQMEIKHLHQRLGVTVVYVTHDQGEALTMSDRVAVFHQGEIQQIAPPRTLYEEPKNTFVANFIGENNRLNGRLLSQNGERCVVELGRGEKVEALAVNIGQTGEPVTLSIRPERVSLNGSSDQCVNRFSGRVAEFIYLGDHVRVRLEVCGKTDFFVKQPIAELDPALAVGDVVPLGWQVEHVRALDPLLEAH; this is translated from the coding sequence ATGAGCCAGGTCGAATCAAACGCAGGGGCCAGCGATGTGCTGGTCAGCTTTCGTGGAGTGCAGAAGAGCTACGACGGCGAGAACCTGATCGTCAAAGACCTCAACCTGGACATCCGCAAGGGCGAATTCCTCACCTTGCTCGGGCCGTCCGGCTCGGGCAAGACCACCAGCCTGATGATGCTCGCCGGTTTCGAAACCCCGACCGCCGGTGAAATCCTTCTGGCCGGGCGGGCGATCAACAACGTGCCGCCGCACAAGCGCGACATCGGCATGGTGTTCCAGAACTACGCGCTGTTCCCGCACATGACCGTTGCCGAAAACCTCGCGTTTCCGCTGACCGTGCGTGGCCTGAACAAGAGCGACGTCAGCGACAAGGTCAAGAAAGTCCTGAGCATGGTCCAGCTCGACGCGTTCGCATCGCGTTACCCGGCGCAATTGTCCGGCGGTCAGCAACAACGTGTGGCTTTGGCCCGCGCGCTGGTGTTCGAGCCGCAACTGGTGCTGATGGACGAACCTCTTGGCGCTCTCGATAAACAGCTGCGTGAACACATGCAGATGGAAATCAAACACCTGCACCAGCGTCTCGGCGTGACTGTGGTCTACGTGACCCACGACCAGGGCGAAGCCCTGACCATGTCCGACCGCGTGGCCGTGTTCCACCAGGGCGAGATCCAGCAGATCGCCCCGCCGCGCACCCTCTACGAAGAACCGAAAAACACCTTCGTCGCCAACTTCATCGGCGAGAACAACCGCCTCAACGGTCGCCTGCTCAGCCAGAACGGCGAGCGCTGCGTGGTCGAGCTAGGGCGTGGGGAAAAGGTCGAGGCGCTGGCAGTCAACATCGGCCAGACCGGCGAACCGGTCACCCTGTCGATTCGCCCTGAGCGCGTCAGTCTCAACGGTTCGAGCGACCAATGCGTCAACCGCTTCTCCGGGCGGGTGGCCGAATTCATCTATCTGGGCGACCACGTCCGGGTGCGCCTGGAAGTCTGCGGCAAGACCGACTTCTTCGTGAAACAACCGATTGCCGAGCTCGATCCAGCGCTCGCGGTCGGTGACGTGGTTCCGCTTGGCTGGCAGGTCGAGCACGTCCGCGCGCTCGATCCTCTTCTAGAGGCGCACTAA
- a CDS encoding PAS domain-containing sensor histidine kinase, translating to MMRFCCLWVIGCLAFPLMGWAAPAPPSHLARLSASEQQWLAQHNELRVGLVLQAPYAQYDRRLQRLSGANVEVMKALAKALNVELSWRNFQDLAQLEAAARDGEIDIAPGLTQTPGGLRLWQFSDPYMRVPQLVVSDQKSSATVELEKLDSQARVAVRMPGVTADYLRGNYPHLNLQGVPMERQALQLLLSQQASYAVVDEAQLGRLSAEPEFAGLVVVGDIGLPQLLRIGTRRDWLELAGIVESALRAIPAKDLERLHAQWLQPKYPRLSESPGFWQNLSLLFAVLLLSCVAIVFWQRRQQRSLEQRLFDAREDIALRAASEEALRLTQFSIDQSTVGILWVNWDSHVRYANRAAENMLGYPQGAIIDRPLIDFEPGLHMDRWLNLWKRARASEEGPLSFETNCVRADGSVLPADVSLSFLRFRDGEYLVVYLTDVTERRRALAALQESEARLQGIAANVPGLVFRLERAPVTGQIDFAYISEGSESLVGYAPAAIAHRDMGLRSLVHPDDRVAYHQTQDQALDTDSDWSWQGRILTRQGEQRWAEIKAITRQLEGGSYVWDGIVWDITESKRIELELAASREQLRELSAHLESVREEEKARIAREVHDELGQMLTVLKLETSMCELAYAQLDPGLNERLNSMKRLIAQLFQLVRDVATALRPPILDAGIASAIEWQARRFEARTQIPCLVQVPDNLAPLSDAKAIGLFRILQEALTNVMRHAQAHTVELTLAQQGDELCLTVSDDGVGFVAAAGRPTSFGLVGMRERVLIMGGQLLLDSEPGEGTTLSVRVPLDEEK from the coding sequence ATGATGCGTTTTTGCTGCCTGTGGGTTATCGGCTGTCTGGCGTTTCCCTTGATGGGCTGGGCGGCGCCTGCGCCACCGAGTCACCTCGCACGGTTGTCGGCGAGTGAGCAACAGTGGCTCGCGCAGCACAACGAATTGCGTGTCGGTCTGGTGTTGCAGGCGCCGTACGCGCAATACGACCGGCGCTTGCAGCGGCTGTCGGGGGCCAACGTCGAAGTGATGAAGGCATTGGCCAAGGCGCTGAATGTCGAGCTGAGCTGGCGCAATTTTCAGGATCTGGCCCAACTCGAGGCGGCTGCCCGAGACGGCGAAATCGACATCGCTCCGGGCCTGACCCAGACCCCGGGCGGGCTGCGTCTATGGCAGTTTTCCGACCCGTACATGCGCGTGCCGCAACTGGTGGTCAGCGACCAGAAAAGCAGTGCGACCGTGGAACTGGAAAAACTCGACAGCCAGGCCCGCGTCGCCGTGCGCATGCCCGGCGTCACCGCCGATTACCTGCGCGGCAACTATCCCCACCTGAATCTGCAAGGTGTACCGATGGAGCGTCAGGCGCTGCAACTGCTGCTGAGTCAGCAGGCGTCCTACGCGGTGGTCGATGAAGCGCAGCTCGGTCGGCTGTCGGCGGAACCGGAGTTTGCAGGCTTGGTGGTGGTCGGGGACATCGGTTTGCCGCAACTGCTGCGCATCGGCACCCGTCGTGACTGGCTGGAGCTGGCCGGAATCGTCGAGAGCGCCCTGCGCGCAATCCCGGCCAAGGATCTGGAGCGCCTGCATGCGCAATGGCTGCAACCCAAATATCCACGACTTTCCGAATCGCCGGGCTTCTGGCAGAACCTGAGTCTGTTGTTCGCGGTGCTGCTGCTCAGTTGCGTGGCCATCGTGTTCTGGCAACGCCGCCAGCAACGCAGTCTTGAACAACGCCTGTTCGATGCGCGTGAAGACATCGCCCTGCGTGCTGCCAGCGAAGAGGCCTTGCGCCTTACCCAGTTTTCCATCGATCAGAGCACCGTCGGCATTCTCTGGGTCAATTGGGACAGCCATGTGCGTTACGCCAATCGCGCGGCAGAAAACATGCTCGGTTATCCACAGGGCGCCATCATCGACCGGCCGTTGATCGACTTCGAACCGGGCCTGCACATGGACCGCTGGCTCAACCTGTGGAAACGCGCCCGGGCCAGCGAAGAGGGGCCGCTGAGTTTTGAAACCAACTGTGTGCGGGCCGATGGCAGTGTGCTGCCGGCGGATGTGTCGCTGAGCTTCCTGCGTTTTCGCGATGGCGAGTACCTGGTGGTTTATCTCACCGATGTCACCGAGCGCCGTCGTGCCCTGGCTGCGTTGCAGGAAAGCGAGGCGCGGCTGCAAGGCATCGCGGCCAATGTACCGGGGCTGGTGTTCCGTCTCGAGCGCGCACCGGTGACCGGGCAGATCGATTTCGCCTACATCAGCGAGGGCAGCGAAAGTCTGGTCGGCTACGCGCCGGCCGCCATCGCCCATCGCGACATGGGCCTGCGCAGTCTGGTGCATCCGGATGACCGGGTCGCTTATCACCAGACCCAGGACCAGGCGCTGGACACCGACAGCGACTGGTCGTGGCAGGGTCGGATTCTTACGCGCCAGGGTGAGCAGCGCTGGGCCGAGATCAAGGCCATCACCCGTCAACTGGAGGGCGGTTCCTATGTCTGGGACGGCATCGTCTGGGACATCACCGAAAGCAAACGCATTGAACTGGAACTGGCGGCCTCCCGCGAGCAACTGCGCGAACTGTCGGCGCACCTCGAAAGCGTGCGCGAAGAGGAAAAGGCGCGCATCGCCCGCGAGGTTCACGATGAGCTGGGGCAGATGCTGACGGTGCTGAAACTGGAGACGTCGATGTGCGAACTGGCCTACGCGCAACTCGACCCGGGTCTGAACGAACGGCTGAACAGCATGAAGCGCCTGATCGCCCAGTTGTTCCAGCTGGTGCGGGATGTGGCGACGGCGTTGCGCCCGCCGATCCTCGATGCCGGGATCGCCTCGGCGATCGAGTGGCAGGCGCGGCGGTTCGAGGCGCGTACGCAGATTCCGTGTCTGGTGCAGGTGCCGGACAACCTTGCACCGCTCAGCGACGCCAAGGCCATCGGCCTGTTCCGCATTCTTCAGGAGGCGCTGACCAACGTCATGCGCCATGCCCAGGCGCATACTGTGGAACTGACGCTGGCGCAGCAAGGCGACGAATTGTGTCTGACGGTCAGCGATGATGGCGTAGGATTTGTCGCCGCTGCCGGCAGGCCGACGTCGTTCGGGCTGGTGGGCATGCGCGAGCGGGTGTTGATCATGGGCGGGCAGCTGTTACTCGACAGCGAGCCGGGCGAGGGCACCACGCTGAGCGTGCGGGTGCCGCTGGATGAGGAGAAGTAA
- a CDS encoding ABC transporter substrate-binding protein has protein sequence MLRSLKFTALTLGLMGAASAMAAGPDLTVVSFGGANKAAQVKAFYAPWEAAGNGKIVAGEYNGEMAKVKAMVDTKSVSWDLVEVESPELSRGCDEDMFEQLDPALFGKAEDYVKGAIQPCGVGFFVWSTVLAYNADKLKTAPTSWADFWDTKKFPGKRGLRKGAKYTLEFALMADGVAPKDVYKELASKNGQDRAFKKLDELKPNIQWWEAGAQPPQYLASGDVVMSSAYNGRIAAVQKESNLKVVWNGGIYDFDAWAIPKGLDAKRAEAAKKFIAFSVQPQQQKTYSENIAYGPANSQAVPLLDKAILKDMPTTPENIANQVQIDVSFWADNGEQLEQRFNSWAAK, from the coding sequence ATGTTGAGATCCCTGAAGTTCACAGCCCTGACCCTGGGCCTGATGGGTGCGGCAAGCGCAATGGCCGCTGGACCGGATCTGACCGTGGTGTCGTTTGGCGGGGCGAACAAGGCGGCGCAAGTCAAAGCCTTCTACGCACCGTGGGAAGCAGCGGGCAACGGCAAGATCGTCGCCGGCGAGTACAACGGTGAGATGGCCAAGGTCAAAGCCATGGTCGACACCAAGAGCGTGTCCTGGGATCTGGTAGAGGTTGAATCGCCGGAACTGTCCCGCGGCTGCGACGAAGACATGTTCGAGCAACTGGATCCTGCGCTGTTCGGCAAAGCCGAAGACTACGTCAAAGGCGCGATCCAGCCTTGCGGCGTGGGCTTCTTCGTATGGTCGACCGTGCTGGCCTACAACGCCGACAAGCTGAAAACCGCACCGACCAGCTGGGCGGATTTCTGGGACACGAAAAAATTCCCGGGCAAGCGCGGCCTGCGCAAAGGCGCCAAGTACACCCTTGAATTCGCACTGATGGCCGACGGCGTTGCGCCGAAAGACGTCTACAAGGAACTCGCCAGCAAGAACGGCCAGGACCGCGCATTCAAGAAACTGGATGAGCTGAAACCGAACATCCAGTGGTGGGAAGCCGGCGCACAGCCGCCGCAATACCTCGCCTCCGGTGACGTGGTCATGAGCTCGGCCTACAACGGTCGTATCGCTGCCGTGCAGAAAGAATCCAACCTGAAAGTGGTGTGGAACGGCGGTATCTACGACTTCGATGCGTGGGCCATCCCGAAAGGTCTGGACGCCAAGCGCGCCGAAGCGGCGAAGAAATTCATCGCGTTCTCGGTGCAGCCGCAACAGCAGAAGACCTACTCGGAAAACATCGCCTACGGCCCGGCCAACTCTCAGGCAGTGCCGTTGCTGGACAAGGCAATCCTGAAAGATATGCCGACCACCCCGGAAAACATCGCCAACCAGGTGCAAATCGACGTCAGCTTCTGGGCTGACAACGGCGAGCAACTGGAGCAGCGCTTCAATTCCTGGGCTGCGAAGTAA
- a CDS encoding iron-containing alcohol dehydrogenase, translated as MSLSSFKIAHKLITGAGAIEQLAAELTRLDIDNPLIVTDAALVKSGTVELALAQIGEREYEIFDRVLPDPEIAIVEDCMRVYREGGHDGLIGLGGGSAIDIAKSVAAYAGYHGALEDLFGVDQVPRKGPPLIAIPTTAGTGSEVTNVAILSDKVAQLKKGIVSDYLLPDVALVSPQMTLTCPRSVTAASGVDALVHAIESYLSLNASPITDSLAIGAIKLIARSLPKAYANPSNLQAREDMATASLMAGMAFGNAGVGAVHALAYPLGGRFNIAHGVSNALLLPYVMTWNKMACVERMQDIAEAMGVKTAHLSLNEAADSAVAAMTELCAAVEIPQGLRSFGVPEEAIPAMAVEAAGIERLMRNNPRKLSAVDIEKIYRAAY; from the coding sequence ATGAGTCTTTCCTCGTTCAAGATCGCTCACAAACTGATCACCGGCGCCGGGGCCATCGAGCAACTGGCGGCCGAGCTCACGCGGCTGGATATCGATAACCCGCTGATCGTCACCGACGCCGCGCTGGTCAAGTCCGGCACGGTGGAGCTGGCACTGGCGCAGATCGGTGAGCGCGAGTACGAAATCTTCGACCGGGTGCTGCCGGATCCGGAAATCGCCATCGTCGAGGATTGCATGCGCGTCTATCGCGAAGGCGGGCATGACGGGCTGATCGGGCTCGGCGGCGGCAGTGCGATCGACATCGCCAAGAGTGTTGCCGCCTATGCCGGTTATCACGGTGCGCTGGAAGATCTGTTCGGCGTCGATCAGGTGCCGCGCAAGGGCCCGCCGCTGATCGCCATCCCGACCACGGCCGGCACCGGTTCCGAGGTGACCAACGTGGCGATTCTTTCGGACAAGGTCGCGCAACTGAAGAAAGGCATCGTCAGCGACTACCTGTTGCCCGACGTGGCGCTGGTGAGCCCACAGATGACCCTGACCTGTCCGCGCAGTGTCACCGCCGCCAGTGGCGTCGATGCGCTGGTGCATGCCATCGAGTCCTATCTGTCGCTGAATGCCTCGCCGATCACCGATTCGCTGGCCATCGGCGCGATCAAGTTGATCGCCCGGTCATTGCCCAAGGCTTACGCCAATCCCTCCAACCTGCAAGCCCGGGAAGACATGGCCACCGCCAGCCTGATGGCCGGCATGGCGTTCGGCAATGCCGGGGTCGGCGCGGTGCATGCGCTGGCGTATCCGCTGGGCGGGCGTTTCAACATCGCCCACGGCGTCAGCAATGCGTTGCTGCTGCCGTATGTCATGACCTGGAACAAGATGGCCTGCGTCGAACGGATGCAGGATATCGCCGAAGCCATGGGGGTGAAGACCGCTCATCTGAGTCTCAATGAAGCCGCCGACAGCGCTGTCGCGGCGATGACCGAACTGTGCGCGGCGGTGGAGATTCCGCAGGGTCTGCGCAGTTTCGGTGTGCCCGAAGAAGCGATCCCGGCCATGGCCGTAGAGGCCGCGGGCATCGAGCGCCTGATGCGTAACAACCCGCGCAAGCTCAGTGCTGTCGACATCGAGAAGATCTACCGGGCGGCGTACTGA
- a CDS encoding response regulator translates to MIRVLVAEDHTIVREGIKQLIGLAKDLQVVGEASNGEQLLETLRNVPCEVVLLDISMPGVNGLEAIPRIRALNHPPAILVLSMHDEAQMAARALKVGAAGYATKDSDPALLLTAIRKVAAGGRYIDPELADRMVFEVGLTDARPLHSLLSEREFSVFERLAQGANVNDIAQQLALSSKTISTHKARLMQKLNITSLAELVKYAMEHKLL, encoded by the coding sequence GTGATCCGTGTACTGGTAGCCGAAGACCACACCATCGTTCGCGAAGGCATCAAGCAATTGATCGGCCTGGCCAAGGATCTGCAAGTGGTGGGGGAGGCGAGCAACGGCGAGCAGTTGCTGGAAACCCTGCGCAACGTGCCCTGTGAAGTGGTGTTGCTGGATATCTCGATGCCCGGGGTCAACGGGCTCGAAGCGATTCCGCGAATCCGCGCGCTGAACCATCCGCCGGCGATTCTGGTGTTGTCGATGCACGACGAAGCGCAGATGGCCGCCCGGGCGCTGAAGGTCGGCGCCGCCGGGTATGCGACCAAGGACAGCGATCCGGCGCTGCTGCTGACGGCGATCCGCAAGGTCGCGGCCGGCGGGCGCTACATCGACCCGGAGCTGGCCGACCGCATGGTCTTCGAGGTCGGCCTGACCGATGCGCGGCCGCTGCATTCGTTGCTGTCCGAGCGCGAGTTCTCGGTGTTCGAACGCCTGGCGCAAGGCGCCAACGTCAACGACATCGCCCAGCAACTGGCCCTGAGCAGCAAGACCATCAGTACCCACAAGGCGCGGCTGATGCAGAAACTCAACATCACCTCACTTGCCGAGCTGGTGAAGTACGCAATGGAACACAAGCTCCTCTGA
- the rpe gene encoding ribulose-phosphate 3-epimerase, producing the protein MQPFVIAPSILSADFARLGEEVDNVLAAGADFVHFDVMDNHYVPNLTIGPMVCAALRKYGVTAPIDAHLMVSPVDRIVGDFIEAGATYITFHPEATLHVDRSLQLIREGGCKSGLVFNPATPLDVLKYVIDKVDMVLLMSVNPGFGGQKFIPGTLDKLREARAIIDASGRDIRLEVDGGVNVNNIREIAAAGADTFVAGSAIFNAPNYQEVIDKMRSELALARP; encoded by the coding sequence ATGCAGCCCTTCGTAATTGCTCCGTCGATTCTCTCCGCCGACTTCGCCCGCCTGGGCGAGGAAGTCGACAACGTTCTGGCCGCCGGTGCCGACTTCGTCCACTTCGATGTCATGGACAACCACTATGTGCCGAACCTGACCATCGGCCCGATGGTCTGCGCCGCGTTGCGCAAGTACGGCGTGACCGCGCCGATCGACGCGCACCTGATGGTCAGCCCAGTGGATCGCATCGTCGGCGACTTCATCGAGGCCGGCGCCACCTACATCACCTTCCACCCGGAAGCCACGCTGCACGTCGATCGTTCCCTGCAACTGATCCGTGAAGGCGGCTGCAAATCCGGCCTGGTGTTCAACCCGGCGACCCCGCTGGACGTGCTCAAGTACGTGATCGACAAGGTCGACATGGTCCTGCTGATGAGCGTCAACCCGGGCTTCGGCGGGCAGAAGTTCATCCCCGGCACCCTCGACAAGCTGCGCGAAGCGCGCGCGATCATCGATGCCTCGGGTCGTGACATCCGCCTGGAAGTCGACGGCGGCGTCAACGTCAACAACATCCGCGAAATCGCTGCCGCCGGCGCCGACACCTTTGTGGCCGGCTCGGCGATCTTCAATGCGCCGAACTATCAGGAAGTCATCGACAAGATGCGTTCCGAACTGGCGCTGGCTCGCCCATGA
- a CDS encoding ABC transporter permease, whose translation MAIAVPLNEGNSPTLKQRLKHAERVNRWKAQALIAPLVLFLLLVFLVPIVALLYKSVGNPEVVGGMPRTVTAIAAWDGRGLPAEPVYKAASEDLAEARKNQTLGDLSKRLNMELAGYRSLLTKTARSLPFASEPASYKEALEGLDERWGDPAYWQAVKRNTSSITPFYLLAAVDHRIDDLGEIAPATPDQAIYLDIFARTFWMGLIITVICLVLAYPLAYLLANLPSRQSNLLMILVLLPFWTSILVRVAAWIVLLQSGGLINSALMAMGIIDKPLELVFNRTGVYISMVHILLPFMILPIYSVMKGISPTYMRAAISLGCHPFASFWRVYFPQTYAGVGAGCLLVFILAIGYYITPALLGSPNDQMVSYFVAFYTNTSINWGMATALGGLLLLATVVLYLIYSWLVGASRLRLS comes from the coding sequence ATGGCCATCGCCGTTCCCCTGAACGAGGGCAACAGCCCCACCTTGAAGCAGCGGCTCAAGCACGCCGAGCGGGTCAACCGCTGGAAGGCCCAGGCGCTGATCGCGCCGCTGGTGCTGTTTCTGTTGCTGGTGTTCCTGGTGCCGATCGTGGCGCTGCTCTATAAAAGTGTCGGCAACCCGGAAGTGGTCGGCGGCATGCCGCGCACCGTGACCGCGATTGCTGCGTGGGACGGCCGCGGCCTGCCTGCAGAACCGGTCTACAAAGCCGCCAGCGAAGACCTCGCCGAAGCGCGCAAAAACCAGACCCTGGGCGATCTGTCCAAGCGCCTGAACATGGAGTTGGCCGGCTATCGCAGCCTGCTGACCAAAACCGCCCGTTCGCTGCCATTCGCCAGCGAACCGGCCTCTTATAAAGAAGCGCTGGAAGGCCTCGACGAACGTTGGGGCGATCCGGCCTACTGGCAAGCGGTGAAGCGCAACACCAGCAGCATCACCCCGTTTTATCTGTTGGCGGCGGTGGATCACCGCATCGACGACCTCGGCGAAATTGCCCCGGCGACCCCGGATCAGGCGATCTACCTCGACATCTTCGCCCGGACCTTCTGGATGGGCCTGATCATCACCGTGATCTGTCTGGTGCTGGCCTATCCGCTGGCGTACCTGCTGGCCAATCTGCCGTCGCGTCAAAGCAATCTGTTGATGATTCTGGTGCTGCTGCCGTTCTGGACTTCGATCCTGGTGCGGGTCGCGGCGTGGATCGTGTTGCTGCAATCCGGCGGATTGATCAACAGCGCGTTGATGGCGATGGGCATCATCGATAAACCGCTGGAACTGGTGTTCAACCGCACCGGGGTCTACATCTCGATGGTGCACATCCTGCTGCCGTTCATGATCCTGCCGATCTACAGCGTGATGAAAGGCATCTCGCCGACCTACATGCGTGCCGCGATTTCCCTCGGCTGCCATCCGTTCGCCAGTTTCTGGCGGGTGTACTTCCCGCAGACTTACGCCGGCGTCGGCGCCGGCTGCCTGTTGGTGTTCATCCTCGCCATCGGCTACTACATCACTCCGGCGCTGCTCGGCAGCCCGAACGATCAGATGGTCAGCTACTTCGTCGCGTTCTACACCAACACCAGCATCAACTGGGGCATGGCGACTGCGCTCGGCGGGCTGTTGCTGCTGGCGACCGTGGTGCTTTATCTGATCTACAGCTGGCTGGTGGGCGCCAGTCGCCTGCGCCTGAGCTAA
- a CDS encoding ABC transporter permease, with protein MLSPYMSPVERVWFYSLRILCGLILLFLILPVLVIVPLSFNSGSFLVYPLQGFSLHWYQDFFASAEWMRSLKNSIIVAPAATVLAMVFGTLAAIGLTRGDFPGKALVMALVISPMVVPVVIIGVASYLFFAPLGLGNSFFSLIVVHAVLGVPFVIITVSATLQGFNHNLVRAAASLGASPLVTFRRVTLPLIAPGVISGALFAFATSFDEVVVTLFLAGPEQATLPRQMFSGIRENLSPTIAAAATLLIAFSVILLLTLEWLRGRSEKLRTAQV; from the coding sequence ATGCTGAGTCCTTATATGTCGCCCGTCGAGCGGGTGTGGTTCTACAGCTTGCGGATCCTCTGCGGCTTGATCCTGTTGTTCCTGATCCTGCCGGTGCTGGTGATCGTGCCGCTGTCGTTCAACTCGGGCAGTTTCCTGGTGTACCCGCTGCAGGGCTTTTCGCTGCACTGGTATCAGGACTTCTTCGCTTCGGCGGAATGGATGCGCTCGCTGAAGAACAGCATCATTGTCGCCCCGGCCGCGACCGTGCTGGCGATGGTGTTCGGCACGCTCGCTGCCATCGGCCTGACCCGTGGCGACTTCCCCGGCAAGGCGCTGGTGATGGCGCTGGTGATTTCGCCGATGGTGGTGCCGGTGGTGATCATCGGCGTGGCCAGTTATCTGTTCTTCGCGCCGCTGGGCCTGGGCAACAGTTTCTTCTCGCTGATCGTGGTGCACGCGGTGCTGGGTGTGCCGTTCGTGATCATCACGGTGTCGGCGACCTTGCAGGGTTTTAATCACAACCTGGTGCGGGCGGCGGCCAGCCTTGGCGCCTCGCCGCTGGTGACATTCCGTCGGGTGACCTTGCCGTTGATTGCGCCGGGGGTGATTTCCGGTGCGCTGTTTGCCTTTGCGACCTCGTTCGATGAAGTGGTGGTGACGCTGTTCCTTGCAGGTCCCGAGCAGGCGACGTTGCCTCGGCAGATGTTCAGCGGGATACGCGAGAACCTGAGTCCGACGATTGCGGCGGCTGCCACTTTGCTGATTGCCTTCTCGGTGATTCTGTTGCTGACGCTGGAGTGGTTGCGTGGGCGGAGTGAGAAGCTGCGTACTGCTCAGGTTTAG